One window from the genome of Eucalyptus grandis isolate ANBG69807.140 chromosome 7, ASM1654582v1, whole genome shotgun sequence encodes:
- the LOC120295655 gene encoding uncharacterized protein LOC120295655 has protein sequence MLFDWVPIQNVLHCRWHLRPRFLGGVGEGPGAPKLEAAAIATVAATAKAAPAVALVTTPAVAPAEVLPVVVVTRRLIHKFVEQFLKLNLSRFTSTGDPEATLLWVQDLDQAFALLMCNKEEKVILAVYQLQGNANIWWRAAKDTVFPEGVVQVWDTFLRAFNEQYFSVTAREQKIEEFQRLRQGSMTVDQYRVKFAELSQYTPRLIEDPEEKARFGKCSDLRLQKAMENTMLLI, from the exons ATGTTGTTTGATTGGGTGCCTATTCAAAATGTGCTACATTGTAGGTGGCATTtgagaccaag GTTCTTAGGTGGTGTTGGTGAAGGACCAGGAGCCCCGAAGTTAGAAG CCGCCGCTATTGCTACTGTTGCCGCCACTGCTAAGGCCGCCCCTGCTGTAGCACTTGTCACTACACCTGCCGTGGCCCCTGCTGAAGTTTTGCCAGTAGTTGTGGTCACTAGGAGACTGATCCACAAGTTTGTAGAACAATTCCTGAAGTTGAACCTGTCGAGGTTCACTAGTACAGGGGATCCTGAAGCTACGTTGCTCTGGGTACAAGATTTGGATCAGGCATTTGCACTACTGATGtgcaacaaggaagaaaagGTAATACTAGCTGTGTACCAACTTCAAGGTAACGCCAACATTTGGTGGAGAGCCGCCAAGGATACTGTGTTCCCGGAAGGTGTGGTCCAAGTGTGGGACACCTTCCTCAGAGCTTTTAATGAACAGTACTTCTCAGTTACTGCTCGGGAACAAAAGATAGAGGAATTCCAACGTCTTCGCCAGGGAAGTATGACAGTTGACCAATATAGGGTCAAGTTTGCAGAACTGTCACAGTATACTCCGAGATTGATAGAAGACCCTGAAGAGAAAGCTCGATTTGGCAAATGCAGTGATCTCCGTCTTCAAAAGGCGATGGAGAACACAATGCTTTTGATTTGA